Proteins co-encoded in one Clostridia bacterium genomic window:
- the iorA gene encoding indolepyruvate ferredoxin oxidoreductase subunit alpha has protein sequence MKKLLLGNAAVARGAYEAGVNVVASYPGTPSTEITEEIVKYDEIYAEWSPNEKVAAEVAIGASIGGARAMSCMKHVGLNVMADPVFTVSYTGVNGGLVLCVADDPGMHSSQNEQDSRHYAKASKITMLEPADSSECKEFTKLAFKLSEEMDTPVFIRLSTRVSHSQSMVELSERENIDIKPYEKNIGKYVMMPGNAIKRHVVVEERINKLKEYAEKSDLNVVEDNNSKIGVISAGIAYMYSKEVLGDKADYLKLGMVYPLPENKIKEFCKNHDKVFVIEELDPFIEDYCKSLGLTVYGKDMLTLLGEYTPSMIKKAVLGEEQPEVLQASEPIPVRPPVMCAGCPHRGAFYVLKKLGLTVSGDIGCYTLGATVPLQSVDTTICMGASVSAAHGMAKARGKEFNKKLVSVIGDSTFMHSGITGLVDIVYNKGNNTVIILDNSITGMTGHQDNPTTGYTIRGEETKQVNLIALCKAVGIDNIRVCDPFDVKEFEKVVKEETEREEPSVIISQRPCALLKTVKYTGHCKINDNCKNCKMCMKLGCPAITVKDDKVVIDQSQCNGCGLCVNVCPFGAIKKEDN, from the coding sequence ATGAAAAAGTTATTACTTGGTAATGCTGCAGTTGCGAGAGGCGCATATGAAGCCGGTGTTAACGTGGTTGCCTCATATCCCGGAACTCCCAGCACAGAAATAACAGAAGAAATAGTAAAATATGACGAAATATATGCAGAGTGGTCTCCTAATGAAAAGGTTGCCGCGGAAGTGGCAATAGGAGCATCCATAGGCGGTGCAAGAGCAATGAGTTGTATGAAGCATGTCGGCTTAAACGTTATGGCAGACCCTGTGTTTACAGTAAGTTATACAGGTGTTAACGGAGGGCTTGTGTTATGTGTTGCCGATGACCCTGGTATGCATTCATCACAGAATGAACAGGACTCAAGACACTATGCAAAAGCATCTAAAATAACAATGCTTGAACCTGCAGATTCTTCTGAATGTAAAGAATTTACTAAACTTGCATTTAAACTATCAGAAGAAATGGATACACCTGTGTTTATCCGTCTTTCTACAAGAGTATCTCATTCTCAGAGTATGGTAGAATTATCAGAAAGAGAAAATATAGATATTAAACCGTATGAAAAAAATATCGGAAAATATGTTATGATGCCTGGTAATGCAATAAAAAGGCATGTAGTGGTTGAAGAAAGAATAAATAAATTAAAAGAATATGCAGAAAAAAGCGATTTGAATGTAGTTGAAGATAATAATTCCAAAATAGGTGTTATCTCTGCAGGTATCGCATATATGTATTCAAAAGAAGTGTTAGGGGATAAGGCAGACTATCTTAAATTAGGTATGGTATATCCTCTTCCTGAAAATAAAATAAAAGAATTCTGTAAAAACCACGATAAAGTATTTGTTATAGAAGAATTGGATCCGTTTATTGAAGATTACTGTAAATCTCTTGGACTTACAGTATACGGAAAAGATATGCTAACTCTTCTTGGCGAATATACACCATCTATGATAAAAAAAGCAGTGCTTGGAGAAGAGCAACCAGAAGTATTACAAGCAAGTGAACCAATACCTGTAAGACCTCCTGTAATGTGTGCAGGATGCCCTCACAGAGGAGCCTTCTATGTTCTTAAAAAATTAGGCTTAACTGTGTCAGGAGATATAGGATGTTATACCCTTGGTGCAACAGTTCCTCTTCAGTCGGTTGATACAACTATCTGTATGGGTGCATCAGTAAGTGCTGCTCACGGTATGGCAAAAGCAAGAGGTAAGGAATTTAATAAAAAATTAGTATCTGTAATAGGCGACTCTACATTTATGCATTCAGGTATAACAGGACTTGTTGATATTGTCTATAATAAAGGCAATAACACAGTTATTATTTTAGATAACTCTATAACAGGTATGACAGGCCATCAGGATAACCCTACCACAGGTTATACAATTCGTGGCGAAGAAACAAAGCAGGTTAATTTAATAGCACTTTGCAAAGCAGTCGGCATAGATAATATAAGAGTATGCGACCCGTTTGATGTTAAAGAATTTGAAAAGGTTGTCAAAGAAGAAACAGAGAGGGAAGAACCATCTGTTATCATCTCTCAAAGACCGTGTGCATTACTTAAAACAGTTAAATACACAGGCCACTGTAAAATAAATGATAACTGTAAAAACTGCAAAATGTGTATGAAATTAGGATGCCCTGCTATAACTGTTAAAGACGATAAGGTGGTTATCGACCAGTCTCAGTGTAACGGTTGTGGTTTGTGTGTAAATGTTTGTCCTTTTGGTGCGATTAAAAAGGAGGATAACTGA
- a CDS encoding indolepyruvate oxidoreductase subunit beta, translated as MTKNIMIVGVGGQGTLLASRILGNTVIEEGYDVKVSEVHGMSQRGGSVVTYVKYGEKVYSPIIDRGEADIILAFELLEAYRALPYLKKGGKMIVNTQSIDPMPVITGVAKYPENIVEKLSAEIDVLPIDALKLAKEAGNIKAVNVVLIGVMAKSTDIPYEKWVEIIKKTVPEKFLQVNLKAFDLGYGI; from the coding sequence ATGACTAAAAATATAATGATTGTCGGAGTCGGCGGGCAGGGAACTTTACTTGCAAGCAGAATTTTAGGCAATACTGTAATAGAAGAAGGCTATGATGTAAAAGTATCAGAAGTGCATGGTATGAGCCAGAGAGGCGGAAGCGTTGTAACCTATGTTAAATACGGAGAAAAAGTATATTCTCCGATAATCGACAGAGGGGAAGCGGATATTATCCTTGCCTTTGAACTTTTAGAAGCATACAGAGCACTCCCTTATCTTAAAAAAGGGGGTAAAATGATTGTTAATACTCAGTCTATCGACCCTATGCCTGTTATAACAGGTGTTGCAAAATATCCTGAAAATATTGTCGAAAAATTATCAGCCGAAATTGATGTGCTTCCAATTGATGCATTAAAACTTGCAAAAGAAGCGGGAAATATAAAAGCAGTTAATGTTGTGTTAATCGGTGTAATGGCAAAAAGCACAGATATCCCTTATGAAAAATGGGTGGAAATAATTAAAAAAACAGTTCCTGAAAAGTTCCTTCAAGTAAACTTAAAAGCGTTTGATTTAGGATACGGTATTTAA
- a CDS encoding spore coat associated protein CotJA produces MDFVNQIVGYAFVPYQTTFNTFTPEKALECGTLFPELSLSMCEYLNGVKEDKCNG; encoded by the coding sequence ATGGATTTTGTTAATCAGATTGTAGGATACGCCTTTGTTCCGTATCAGACAACATTCAATACCTTCACTCCTGAAAAAGCATTGGAATGCGGCACTCTATTTCCTGAACTAAGCCTTAGTATGTGTGAATATTTAAATGGGGTTAAGGAGGATAAGTGTAATGGCTGA
- a CDS encoding spore coat protein CotJB — protein MISRKRLLREIKETDFVLKDLNLYLDTHPDCKQALSMFDKFEKKLKQLVYEYEKMFGPLTPSANNNLETWEWICGPWPWENC, from the coding sequence ATGATATCAAGAAAAAGACTTTTAAGAGAAATAAAAGAAACAGATTTTGTGCTTAAAGATTTAAATCTTTATTTAGATACTCATCCTGATTGCAAACAAGCATTAAGTATGTTTGATAAGTTTGAGAAAAAATTAAAACAACTTGTTTATGAATATGAAAAAATGTTTGGTCCTCTAACTCCGTCGGCAAATAATAATCTTGAAACATGGGAATGGATATGCGGTCCATGGCCATGGGAAAATTGTTAA
- a CDS encoding manganese catalase family protein, whose translation MWEYQKKLQFPINIKNPDPKLAAFIVSQYGGPDGELGASMRYLSQRYSMKDDMAKGLLTDIGTEELAHLEMVGTIVHQLTKNATTTQIENSPMAAYYIDHTKGVYPAAASGNPWKAEYIGVKGDPIADLVEDLAAEQKARVTYDNILKMCDNPDVTRVIRFLREREVVHFQRFGECLDKIQEKIKSKKIIGCGMMNANECKPNCNDLC comes from the coding sequence ATGTGGGAATATCAGAAAAAATTACAATTTCCGATAAATATTAAAAATCCGGACCCTAAACTTGCAGCCTTTATAGTAAGCCAGTATGGTGGTCCTGATGGCGAATTAGGAGCATCTATGAGATATCTGTCTCAAAGATATTCAATGAAAGATGATATGGCAAAAGGTCTTCTTACCGATATCGGTACTGAAGAACTTGCTCACTTGGAAATGGTAGGAACCATTGTCCATCAACTAACAAAAAATGCAACTACAACTCAGATTGAAAACAGCCCAATGGCTGCATATTATATCGACCATACAAAAGGCGTGTATCCTGCTGCTGCATCTGGAAATCCTTGGAAAGCAGAATATATAGGTGTTAAAGGCGACCCTATCGCCGATTTAGTGGAAGACTTAGCAGCAGAACAAAAAGCAAGAGTAACTTATGATAATATCTTAAAAATGTGTGATAATCCTGATGTTACAAGAGTAATCAGATTCTTAAGAGAAAGGGAAGTAGTCCACTTCCAGAGATTCGGTGAATGTCTTGATAAAATTCAGGAAAAAATCAAATCCAAAAAAATTATCGGCTGTGGTATGATGAATGCAAATGAGTGCAAACCAAATTGTAACGATTTATGCTAA
- a CDS encoding helix-turn-helix transcriptional regulator — translation MKENYYDIIVGKYIEVYKPSYTGFQDWSNKSTSNNFARLDFVTSGQMTVTCDGKTFIVSKNQILILPKNKIYSIKVFGNFSYYSILFDYETENDDNSFPFPLCFETENTDYFIDKYKAAYNLSIVEPYGYKVKIREILYDIIAKISEENYTKNFFNKICYSIRKSVEYIDVNYSDPEISLKVIADQSGITDTHFRRIFKQFYGVTPITYITDLRLKKSKNLLSTTNLSVEEISKRCGFNEYTYFTKLFKKHIGESPKKWRDENKTKDIV, via the coding sequence ATGAAAGAAAACTACTATGATATTATTGTGGGCAAATATATTGAAGTTTACAAACCTTCATACACAGGTTTTCAAGATTGGTCTAACAAAAGTACTTCAAATAATTTTGCGCGTCTTGATTTTGTTACATCCGGTCAGATGACTGTTACCTGTGATGGCAAGACTTTTATTGTGTCGAAAAATCAGATATTGATTTTACCAAAGAACAAGATATATTCTATCAAAGTTTTCGGTAATTTTTCATATTATTCTATTTTATTTGACTATGAAACTGAAAATGACGATAACTCTTTCCCATTTCCTTTATGCTTTGAGACAGAGAACACAGACTACTTTATTGACAAGTACAAGGCTGCATATAATTTAAGCATTGTTGAGCCATACGGGTACAAGGTTAAAATAAGAGAAATTCTATACGATATAATTGCAAAGATAAGCGAAGAAAATTACACGAAAAACTTTTTTAACAAGATTTGCTATTCGATAAGAAAATCGGTTGAATATATTGATGTTAATTACAGCGACCCTGAGATTTCCTTAAAGGTTATTGCAGACCAGTCAGGAATTACTGACACACATTTTAGAAGAATTTTCAAACAGTTTTACGGGGTTACACCGATTACTTATATTACCGATTTAAGACTGAAAAAATCGAAAAATCTTCTTTCCACCACTAACTTGTCGGTTGAAGAAATTTCCAAAAGATGCGGATTTAACGAATATACATATTTCACAAAACTCTTTAAGAAACATATTGGAGAATCTCCTAAAAAATGGAGAGATGAAAATAAGACAAAAGATATTGTTTAA
- a CDS encoding glycoside hydrolase family 3 protein gives MFLNLDELTLEQKIGQLICARGFCNDKDKEFILDMVKKRAVGGIQMSFHGDYKEFVHKVIETADYPILVCADMENGYPAGKFKFPYPMGIASSGDFDFAYNLGRVTAIEAKKDGVNVAWGPVLDMAVKGAVCKIGRCFGDDPEYVAKFAGAMIKGFQDEGMIVTAKHFPDGSDVKCDTHMQIGASQYTEEELIEKDIKPYIEIMKNMDLSGIMTIHKIFEKIDPDYPATLSPKVLGIIRNLGFDGIIMSDSLAMMAIVQNYGEDKCLGLSIKAGCDMVLPNYRLTYKESFDYLMQAYEDGVITDERLNEAVRRVLEAQVKASKPASLSEVPKELENIVEEAKKKSIIFIGNEDGVTSKIDENSKKLFVMFHENSYQDVGISRELQDGYLYSKENVLKKKEKFLEAFPGSEVVLINEFPNQSEIEKVCNLISKADETVFYIFCKTTSYLGSDSITQRAESLIKANLDKASAIIHVGNPYELEKYKGAKRIITTTYGTDCDEYIIKALKGIFTPCGKLTVDVL, from the coding sequence ATGTTTCTAAACCTTGACGAACTTACTCTCGAGCAGAAGATAGGTCAGCTTATCTGTGCGCGAGGTTTTTGTAATGATAAAGATAAAGAATTTATATTAGATATGGTTAAGAAAAGAGCAGTTGGCGGAATTCAGATGTCTTTTCATGGAGACTATAAAGAATTTGTCCATAAAGTGATTGAAACTGCCGACTATCCGATTCTTGTCTGCGCCGATATGGAAAACGGTTATCCTGCAGGTAAATTCAAGTTTCCTTATCCGATGGGAATAGCATCATCAGGGGATTTTGATTTTGCCTATAACTTAGGCAGGGTTACAGCCATAGAAGCAAAGAAAGACGGTGTCAACGTTGCATGGGGCCCTGTACTGGATATGGCAGTTAAAGGCGCTGTTTGTAAAATAGGCAGATGTTTCGGGGATGACCCTGAGTATGTTGCAAAATTTGCAGGTGCAATGATTAAAGGCTTTCAGGACGAAGGGATGATTGTTACTGCTAAACATTTCCCTGACGGAAGCGATGTTAAGTGTGATACTCATATGCAGATAGGAGCATCGCAGTATACCGAAGAAGAACTTATTGAAAAAGATATTAAACCTTATATAGAAATTATGAAGAATATGGACTTGTCAGGAATAATGACAATTCATAAGATTTTTGAAAAGATAGACCCTGACTATCCTGCCACATTATCGCCTAAGGTTTTGGGAATTATAAGAAACCTTGGCTTTGACGGAATCATAATGTCAGACTCTTTGGCAATGATGGCAATAGTTCAGAATTATGGTGAAGATAAATGTTTAGGTCTCTCAATTAAAGCAGGATGCGATATGGTGCTTCCTAACTATCGTCTTACATATAAAGAAAGTTTCGATTATCTGATGCAGGCATATGAAGACGGAGTGATTACAGATGAAAGGCTTAACGAAGCAGTAAGAAGAGTACTTGAAGCACAGGTTAAAGCATCTAAACCTGCATCTTTATCAGAAGTTCCTAAAGAACTTGAAAATATCGTTGAAGAAGCAAAGAAAAAAAGTATTATATTTATAGGTAACGAAGATGGTGTTACCTCTAAGATAGATGAAAATAGTAAGAAACTGTTTGTTATGTTCCACGAAAATTCCTATCAGGATGTCGGAATAAGCCGTGAACTTCAGGATGGTTATCTGTATTCTAAAGAAAATGTTTTAAAGAAGAAAGAAAAATTCTTGGAAGCATTCCCTGGTTCGGAAGTAGTTTTAATAAACGAATTTCCAAACCAGAGTGAAATTGAAAAAGTCTGCAACCTTATATCAAAAGCAGACGAAACAGTTTTCTACATATTCTGTAAAACAACAAGTTACTTAGGAAGTGACTCGATTACACAAAGAGCAGAAAGTTTAATTAAAGCAAACCTTGATAAAGCATCTGCCATTATCCACGTCGGCAATCCTTATGAGCTTGAAAAATATAAAGGCGCAAAAAGAATAATAACCACAACTTACGGTACAGATTGTGATGAATATATTATTAAAGCGTTAAAGGGAATTTTTACACCTTGCGGTAAACTAACCGTAGATGTATTATAA
- a CDS encoding S-layer homology domain-containing protein: MKKWLSILLAVTFILSMVQLPAMAAGSADILDVSVEGGTVIPSFRSDVYNYWVGISPNASIPDVVYELANGNADVTVEKASDFNETTTITVVNGGEPKVYSFKFVAKHEKQGMETSYILDSATLNDGVNNAMGYMEFVTAASNDQASKYSRIGFNGMNTRDQHYFTILRFDFRGLDYNIFEDFQLTVYEHTANAEGTGYISVFAAYEAPYNDSWQGWKGWEYFKEQYQPGDIQPNAWYTNLVDTGRLIFDKTYQAPVAPSAAASNIVLDVTEPVRNMLVNGREQFTLAVYMPKSENQHFVTNFIARLQPTTSNTYISYATNTKDTDAKLKDVSVTNGALDKLFNPDETSYKIGVEEGEVPEISYVRSSGHSTVEYIPAEGIGDTAILRVTAEDSKVRPIEYTFELVSLEDAGITENGKLTAGEFKYSNKKLNASETLEISAILANNNTSEKNATIVSTVKKDNELTFAKITTEAIGSGVKKIYDSVETPANISDAKVEAYLFDTDAEKLLTDKISLSNITDDKTLVDSAKEITYDILDDDGNVKFYGKAKANASYPFFVTKPGTDYADLAEGDMTDILAAFDVVKTNANGIWKSDVKIDTNNDTAYKAYIVLDDEIKSVDCLYADTDAKNASASEILDILNSDLDEDAKIESVIDSISYDVLGLDSSVYSYLSEEDVIESFYDIITEEDLDDADYEDIILAFEKAVLVNTLNEGAELSAGYIIEKFGFSELEDLYSKLTNQRKAKFDASLINKDVTFSKLPELIKTNIILDLISYPENVSVSKNVIEDFGEDIGLDIEEYEDLKNKSTFVQKLVDQGPYQTVSALKTKFDKLIKDANKPQGGGGGIVVSGNDGFLGAIVGGKGSSSDYYVDVIVEQSKVQVFGDVAKDSWTYEPTKYLNEKGILTGTGNGNFEPARSVTRGEFVKILCLAFNLELTDEEITFSDVNDSMWYSQYVKAAVKAGAVNGKGDGTFGGNDSLTREDIAVIIARVLNADVAETEAFGDDAEISDYAKDAVYTLKDMGVLSGTGNGNFEPKRAVTRGECAKIVYELIK; the protein is encoded by the coding sequence ATGAAAAAATGGCTATCAATTTTATTAGCAGTTACATTTATTCTCAGCATGGTTCAGCTGCCTGCTATGGCTGCCGGTTCTGCTGATATTTTAGATGTATCTGTTGAAGGAGGGACAGTAATACCTTCTTTTAGATCAGACGTTTATAACTATTGGGTTGGTATTTCGCCAAATGCGTCAATACCTGATGTAGTATATGAACTCGCAAATGGAAATGCGGATGTTACAGTAGAAAAAGCTTCCGACTTTAATGAAACAACAACCATTACCGTTGTAAATGGCGGAGAACCAAAAGTTTATTCCTTTAAATTCGTTGCAAAACACGAAAAGCAGGGAATGGAAACAAGTTATATATTAGACTCTGCAACATTGAATGACGGTGTAAATAATGCTATGGGTTATATGGAGTTTGTTACTGCAGCTAGTAATGACCAAGCTTCTAAATACTCAAGAATTGGTTTTAATGGAATGAACACAAGAGATCAGCATTATTTCACAATTCTAAGATTTGACTTCAGAGGTCTGGACTATAATATATTTGAAGACTTTCAGTTAACTGTTTATGAACATACAGCTAATGCAGAAGGAACAGGATATATTTCTGTTTTTGCAGCTTATGAAGCACCATATAATGATAGTTGGCAAGGTTGGAAAGGTTGGGAATATTTTAAAGAACAATATCAGCCTGGTGATATACAACCAAACGCATGGTATACAAACTTAGTTGATACAGGCAGATTGATTTTTGATAAAACATATCAGGCTCCCGTGGCTCCATCAGCAGCAGCGTCAAATATTGTGTTGGATGTTACAGAACCAGTTAGAAATATGCTTGTTAATGGCCGTGAACAATTTACTTTAGCAGTATATATGCCAAAGAGTGAAAACCAACACTTTGTTACTAACTTTATTGCTCGTTTACAGCCTACAACTTCTAATACATATATTTCATATGCAACAAACACAAAAGATACCGATGCTAAATTAAAAGATGTTTCAGTTACAAACGGTGCTCTTGATAAATTATTTAACCCTGATGAAACATCATATAAAATCGGTGTTGAAGAAGGAGAAGTTCCTGAAATTAGTTATGTAAGAAGCAGTGGTCATTCAACTGTTGAATATATTCCTGCAGAAGGAATTGGAGATACTGCAATACTTAGAGTTACTGCAGAAGATTCAAAAGTTCGTCCAATTGAATATACATTTGAACTTGTTTCACTAGAAGATGCAGGTATTACAGAAAACGGGAAACTTACAGCAGGGGAATTCAAATATAGCAATAAAAAACTTAATGCAAGTGAAACTCTTGAAATAAGTGCAATCTTAGCTAATAATAACACCTCTGAAAAGAATGCAACAATAGTTTCAACTGTTAAAAAAGATAATGAACTTACATTCGCAAAAATCACAACTGAAGCAATCGGCAGCGGTGTTAAAAAGATTTATGATAGCGTAGAAACACCAGCAAATATTTCCGATGCTAAAGTTGAAGCATATCTTTTTGATACAGATGCAGAAAAATTGTTAACAGACAAAATATCTCTTTCAAATATAACTGATGACAAAACACTTGTTGATTCAGCAAAAGAAATCACATACGATATTTTAGATGACGATGGTAATGTTAAATTCTATGGTAAGGCAAAAGCAAATGCTTCTTATCCATTCTTTGTAACAAAACCTGGCACAGATTATGCCGATTTGGCAGAAGGCGATATGACAGATATCCTTGCAGCATTCGATGTTGTTAAAACAAATGCAAACGGTATCTGGAAATCAGATGTTAAAATTGATACAAATAATGATACAGCATATAAAGCATATATCGTATTAGACGATGAAATTAAATCAGTTGATTGTCTATATGCAGATACTGATGCAAAAAATGCTTCAGCATCCGAAATTTTAGATATACTTAATTCTGATTTAGATGAAGATGCTAAAATTGAAAGCGTTATAGATTCAATATCTTATGATGTTTTAGGTTTAGATAGTAGTGTTTATTCTTATCTTTCTGAAGAAGATGTTATAGAATCATTCTACGATATTATAACTGAAGAAGACTTAGACGATGCTGATTATGAAGATATTATTTTAGCATTTGAAAAAGCAGTTTTAGTTAACACATTAAACGAAGGTGCTGAGCTTTCTGCAGGATACATTATTGAAAAATTTGGATTCTCAGAATTAGAAGATTTATATTCTAAGCTTACAAACCAGCGTAAAGCAAAATTTGATGCTTCTTTAATCAATAAGGATGTTACATTTAGTAAACTTCCTGAATTAATTAAAACAAATATCATATTAGACTTAATATCATATCCTGAAAACGTTTCCGTTTCTAAAAATGTTATCGAAGATTTCGGCGAAGATATAGGACTTGATATTGAAGAATATGAAGATTTGAAAAACAAATCAACATTTGTTCAGAAACTTGTTGACCAGGGCCCTTACCAAACAGTAAGCGCACTTAAAACTAAGTTTGATAAACTTATAAAAGATGCTAACAAACCACAAGGCGGTGGCGGCGGTATAGTTGTTTCTGGAAACGACGGTTTTTTAGGCGCTATCGTAGGTGGAAAAGGTTCTTCATCAGATTATTATGTTGATGTTATTGTTGAACAATCTAAAGTTCAGGTGTTTGGCGATGTTGCTAAAGATTCATGGACATATGAACCTACTAAATACTTAAACGAAAAAGGTATCTTAACAGGTACTGGAAATGGTAACTTTGAACCTGCTCGTTCAGTTACAAGAGGCGAATTTGTTAAAATCTTATGTCTTGCATTTAATTTAGAGTTAACAGACGAAGAAATCACATTCAGTGATGTTAACGACTCTATGTGGTACAGCCAGTATGTAAAAGCAGCAGTTAAAGCTGGTGCAGTAAATGGTAAAGGCGATGGCACATTTGGTGGCAACGATTCTTTAACAAGAGAAGATATCGCAGTTATAATTGCAAGAGTTTTAAATGCTGATGTTGCAGAAACAGAAGCTTTTGGCGATGATGCTGAAATTTCAGATTATGCAAAAGATGCTGTATATACATTAAAAGATATGGGCGTATTATCCGGTACAGGCAACGGCAACTTTGAACCAAAAAGAGCAGTTACCCGTGGAGAATGTGCAAAAATAGTTTACGAACTAATCAAATAG